From a region of the Wolbachia endosymbiont (group B) of Gerris lacustris genome:
- the truA gene encoding tRNA pseudouridine(38-40) synthase TruA yields the protein MRYKITIEYNGSGFSGWQKQQHSANSIQETIENAIFNFSGERVSLHCGGRTDTGVHALGQVAHFNMERQFELYKIRNGINYHLKAIPIVVLGAEVVGDAFHARFSAKKRYYEYRIINRYAPAALEIGYVWQVFNPLDVNIMREAARHLLGKHNLSSFRSKDCQATNPVRTIDDIDIVQNGSHIYIKISAISFLHNQVRIIVGTLVEFGKNRTNPQEMLNILSQCKRNAAGITAPPYGLYLVKIDC from the coding sequence GTGCGATACAAAATAACGATAGAATACAATGGTAGTGGTTTCTCTGGCTGGCAAAAGCAACAACACTCTGCTAACTCAATTCAGGAAACCATAGAAAACGCTATATTTAATTTCAGTGGCGAGAGAGTCTCTTTGCATTGTGGTGGCAGAACTGACACAGGGGTTCATGCTTTAGGGCAAGTTGCTCATTTCAATATGGAAAGGCAATTTGAGCTTTACAAAATAAGAAATGGAATAAACTATCACTTAAAAGCGATTCCTATAGTTGTGCTTGGTGCAGAAGTTGTAGGTGATGCATTTCATGCCCGCTTCTCAGCAAAAAAAAGATATTATGAATATAGAATAATTAATCGCTACGCTCCTGCAGCTCTGGAAATCGGTTATGTGTGGCAAGTATTTAACCCACTTGACGTAAACATCATGCGTGAAGCTGCTAGACACCTGCTTGGAAAACATAATCTTTCAAGCTTCCGCTCAAAAGATTGTCAAGCTACAAATCCGGTCAGAACAATCGATGATATTGATATAGTACAAAATGGAAGTCACATATACATCAAAATATCTGCGATTTCCTTTTTACATAACCAAGTGAGAATTATTGTTGGCACTTTAGTTGAATTTGGAAAAAATAGAACTAATCCACAAGAAATGTTAAATATATTAAGTCAATGTAAAAGAAACGCCGCTGGAATCACTGCACCGCCTTACGGCTTATACTTAGTAAAGATAGATTGCTAG
- the dnaN gene encoding DNA polymerase III subunit beta, with the protein MSEIADIGIKEQSSVCEQMRFSVSRASLLNTLSRVSGVVERRNAIDVLSCINIKAQYGSIKLKATDLDISVFASLVADVSTEGEVKISAHTLHDIVKKLPTDLDVNFEMNNQGKLLISCGNANFSLPNVVSNSFPVLEEDDHQYDFTILSADLVDLLTKTKFAVSLDDTRYNLNGIYIHTDEKFLYCVATDGHRLSRIKRPKPENINGKFGVIIPRKTIMELLKVLGDCNEVNIKLSDRKIKFTCGEYILISKLIDGTFPDYKAVIPTFQDKQMIVESSKLSSVIDRVSVVVSDKVKSIKFSLQENLLTLHSNSQECSDATESIEVDYDGALLEVGFNSRYLLDVLSCIKNKCKFSLSDGNSATIITDEDDPSALYIVMPMRT; encoded by the coding sequence TAGGAATCAAAGAACAAAGTTCTGTGTGTGAACAAATGCGTTTCAGTGTAAGTCGTGCAAGCCTTTTAAATACGCTATCCAGAGTAAGTGGAGTGGTTGAGAGGCGTAACGCAATAGATGTTTTGTCTTGTATAAATATCAAAGCACAATATGGTAGCATAAAACTGAAGGCTACTGATCTTGATATTTCAGTATTTGCCTCACTTGTTGCAGATGTATCAACAGAAGGAGAAGTGAAAATCTCAGCACATACTTTACATGACATAGTGAAAAAGTTGCCAACTGATTTGGATGTCAATTTCGAAATGAATAATCAAGGAAAATTATTGATATCCTGTGGAAATGCAAATTTTTCTTTACCGAATGTAGTTTCAAATAGCTTTCCTGTCCTTGAAGAAGATGATCATCAATATGATTTCACTATACTAAGTGCAGATTTGGTAGATTTATTGACTAAAACGAAATTTGCTGTTTCACTAGATGATACAAGGTATAATTTAAATGGGATATATATACATACAGATGAGAAATTTCTGTACTGTGTTGCAACTGATGGCCACCGTTTATCACGTATAAAAAGGCCCAAACCTGAAAATATCAATGGCAAATTTGGTGTGATCATTCCACGTAAAACTATTATGGAATTATTGAAAGTGTTGGGTGATTGTAATGAGGTTAATATAAAACTTTCAGATAGAAAAATCAAATTCACATGCGGTGAGTATATTCTAATATCAAAATTGATAGATGGGACTTTTCCAGATTACAAAGCCGTTATTCCAACGTTTCAAGATAAACAAATGATTGTTGAGAGTAGTAAGCTTTCTAGTGTTATAGACCGAGTTTCCGTTGTTGTATCTGATAAAGTAAAATCAATTAAATTTTCATTGCAAGAGAATTTATTAACTCTACATTCAAATTCCCAAGAGTGCAGTGATGCAACTGAATCTATAGAGGTGGATTACGATGGAGCTCTTCTGGAAGTAGGATTTAATTCTCGTTATTTGCTTGATGTTTTATCCTGTATAAAAAATAAGTGTAAATTTAGCTTATCAGATGGTAATAGTGCTACAATTATCACTGATGAAGATGATCCAAGTGCACTATATATAGTGATGCCAATGAGGACTTAA